In uncultured Fusobacterium sp., a genomic segment contains:
- a CDS encoding alpha/beta fold hydrolase produces MLEYKPCFLFQNKHINTCFPTLFRKINVEYKRERIDTPDGDFLDLDWIKNGNDKAIVLCHGLEGSSRSKYIQGAARYFSERGWDVLAINYRGCSGEMNRKLTFYHMGYTEDLETTLKETSQYKKVALVGFSLGANLVLKYLGEREEYPKNLICGVAVSPPCELVSNSVQFRKRENFIYRKYFLKKLKEKVKLKNEMFPNIINMKLIDKVEDMEDFDNLFTAQYNGFIDAIDYYEKTSSINFIPNIKVKTLILTPLDDPIMSKKCYPIKEAESNKFITLEMPKYGGHVGFSSLFSKVYWLEKRIYEYIDEIEKNI; encoded by the coding sequence ATGTTAGAATATAAACCCTGCTTTTTATTTCAAAATAAACATATTAATACATGCTTTCCAACTCTTTTTAGAAAAATAAATGTAGAGTATAAAAGAGAGAGAATAGATACTCCTGATGGAGATTTTTTAGATTTAGATTGGATAAAAAATGGAAATGATAAGGCAATAGTATTGTGTCACGGGTTAGAAGGTAGCTCAAGGAGTAAATATATTCAAGGAGCAGCTAGGTATTTTTCTGAAAGAGGTTGGGATGTTTTAGCTATAAATTATCGTGGTTGTAGTGGGGAGATGAATAGAAAATTAACTTTCTATCATATGGGATATACAGAAGATTTAGAAACAACTTTAAAAGAAACTTCTCAATATAAAAAAGTTGCTTTAGTAGGATTTAGTTTAGGAGCAAATTTAGTTTTAAAATATTTAGGGGAGAGGGAAGAGTATCCTAAAAATCTTATTTGTGGAGTAGCAGTATCACCACCTTGTGAATTAGTTTCGAACTCTGTTCAATTTAGAAAAAGAGAAAATTTTATTTATAGAAAATATTTTTTAAAAAAATTAAAAGAGAAGGTAAAATTAAAAAATGAGATGTTTCCTAATATTATAAATATGAAACTTATAGATAAAGTTGAGGATATGGAAGATTTTGATAATCTTTTTACAGCTCAATATAATGGATTTATAGATGCTATTGATTACTATGAGAAAACAAGTAGTATTAATTTTATTCCTAATATAAAAGTAAAAACTTTAATTTTAACTCCATTAGATGATCCTATTATGTCTAAAAAGTGTTATCCTATAAAAGAGGCAGAGAGTAATAAATTTATTACCCTTGAGATGCCAAAATATGGAGGACATGTTGGTTTTTCGTCACTATTTTCTAAAGTTTATTGGTTAGAGAAAAGAATATATGAATATATAGATGAGATTGAAAAAAATATATAA